From a single Clostridia bacterium genomic region:
- a CDS encoding CRISPR-associated endonuclease Cas1, with protein MGFRTVIVSSRCKIEHRLNYLVLRGESEKKIFIKEINTLIVQSTAVALTASALCELTKNNVKIIFCDEKCNPQTELVPYYGAHNTSKRYKMQIAWKRQVKESAWMAIIRRKILNQSDFLLRRGFSEESKMLRSYEK; from the coding sequence ATGGGATTTCGCACGGTCATCGTCTCCTCGCGGTGCAAGATCGAGCATCGACTCAACTATCTTGTGCTTCGGGGAGAGTCGGAGAAAAAGATCTTTATCAAAGAGATCAACACGTTGATCGTGCAAAGTACCGCCGTGGCGCTGACTGCTTCCGCGCTATGCGAACTGACGAAAAATAACGTCAAAATCATTTTCTGCGATGAAAAATGCAATCCGCAAACCGAGCTCGTTCCGTATTATGGCGCGCATAACACGTCTAAGCGGTATAAAATGCAGATCGCTTGGAAAAGGCAAGTAAAGGAATCGGCTTGGATGGCGATCATTCGGCGAAAAATCCTGAATCAATCAGATTTTCTTCTTCGAAGAGGGTTTTCCGAAGAAAGCAAAATGCTTCGATCCTATGAAAAGTAG
- the cas1 gene encoding type II CRISPR-associated endonuclease Cas1 translates to MEPFDRTNREGHAAKVYFNCLFPEGDGRRSDTFINGCLNYGYAVLLSAINREISASGYLTQLGIWHDNEFNSFNLSCDLIEPFRMVVDETAFSLESGDEAFKKKMANILNYNAVMQGKSTTLDIAIKQYVRSFLDYMNSDGEGEIAFPEGIEIQGDVR, encoded by the coding sequence ATTGAGCCTTTCGATCGAACGAATCGGGAAGGGCACGCGGCGAAAGTATATTTTAATTGCTTGTTTCCCGAGGGAGACGGAAGGCGTTCGGATACTTTTATCAACGGTTGCCTGAATTACGGGTATGCCGTCCTGCTTTCCGCGATCAATCGTGAGATTTCGGCAAGCGGATATCTTACGCAACTCGGAATATGGCATGATAACGAATTCAATTCCTTTAATCTTTCGTGCGATTTGATCGAACCGTTTCGTATGGTCGTGGATGAAACGGCGTTCTCCTTGGAATCCGGAGACGAAGCGTTTAAGAAAAAAATGGCGAATATCCTAAACTATAATGCGGTGATGCAAGGGAAAAGCACGACGCTGGATATCGCGATAAAGCAATACGTTCGAAGTTTTTTGGATTATATGAATTCGGACGGAGAAGGGGAGATAGCCTTTCCCGAGGGGATCGAAATCCAAGGTGACGTGCGGTAG
- the cas2 gene encoding CRISPR-associated endonuclease Cas2 → MRVIVFFDLPMESAKNRRDYAQFHKFLIKTGFIMMQKSVYTKLSVNNVMTESIKESVEKNCPSDGIVEMLEVTERQFLKIKYVIGEKQTSVIDSMDRLIEL, encoded by the coding sequence ATGAGAGTGATCGTATTTTTTGATTTGCCGATGGAAAGCGCAAAGAATCGCAGGGATTACGCGCAGTTCCATAAGTTTTTGATTAAGACGGGTTTTATTATGATGCAAAAATCCGTTTATACGAAATTGTCGGTCAATAACGTTATGACCGAATCGATAAAGGAAAGCGTAGAAAAGAATTGCCCTTCCGACGGGATCGTCGAAATGCTTGAAGTGACCGAGCGTCAATTTCTTAAAATCAAATATGTGATCGGGGAGAAGCAGACTTCCGTGATCGACAGTATGGATCGATTGATTGAATTATGA
- the csn2 gene encoding type II-A CRISPR-associated protein Csn2, whose amino-acid sequence MITLAHKHIESKMILKADSPLLLFAEDPREFYDLGKNLIAVAEGQESDFSLWDGEKPLEAASRTALMRDYFKIDFSDKKILNLLYKKLKSAFFEGAYMLPLNEINAGIGRLFEDLFSEVDYLLEYSEPNLDDLIKACAVKPAVQYESLLEAIVCYIDLFVRLKNVDAFLFIGLKQVLRDEDLAALYHHCELGKVGLFLLEHQKTRPILPSERAIILTDDLCEIVENMMET is encoded by the coding sequence ATGATAACGCTCGCGCATAAACACATCGAAAGTAAAATGATCTTGAAAGCGGATTCCCCGCTTTTGCTTTTTGCGGAAGATCCGCGTGAGTTTTATGATCTTGGAAAAAACCTTATAGCGGTAGCGGAAGGGCAGGAATCGGATTTTTCTTTGTGGGACGGAGAAAAGCCATTGGAAGCGGCGTCAAGGACTGCCCTAATGCGCGATTATTTCAAAATCGATTTCTCCGATAAAAAGATTCTGAATCTGTTATACAAAAAGTTGAAATCTGCGTTTTTCGAGGGCGCTTATATGCTCCCTTTGAATGAAATCAATGCGGGGATCGGGCGCCTATTTGAAGATTTGTTTTCGGAAGTCGATTATTTGCTCGAATATTCCGAACCGAATTTGGATGATCTGATTAAGGCTTGCGCCGTAAAGCCCGCCGTCCAATATGAGAGTCTTTTGGAAGCGATCGTTTGTTATATTGATCTTTTTGTTCGTCTGAAAAACGTGGACGCTTTTCTTTTTATCGGTTTGAAGCAGGTTTTGCGTGATGAGGATCTCGCAGCGCTTTATCATCATTGCGAACTTGGAAAAGTCGGTTTGTTTTTGTTGGAACATCAAAAGACGCGTCCGATTCTGCCTTCCGAACGGGCAATTATTCTGACGGACGATTTATGTGAAATTGTTGAAAATATGATGGAAACGTGA
- a CDS encoding TIGR03905 family TSCPD domain-containing protein has protein sequence MKYSYKTKNTCAVQIDFDMTDGIVSNIRFLGGCNGNLKMISKLLEGKRAEEIVSACSGNTCGGRATSCADQLAKAVQAALDKAE, from the coding sequence ATGAAATACAGCTATAAGACGAAAAACACCTGCGCGGTGCAAATCGATTTCGATATGACGGACGGCATCGTCTCGAATATTCGCTTTCTCGGCGGTTGCAACGGGAATTTGAAGATGATCTCCAAATTGCTCGAAGGGAAAAGGGCGGAAGAGATCGTTTCCGCTTGCTCCGGAAATACCTGCGGCGGACGCGCGACTTCTTGCGCGGATCAACTTGCGAAAGCCGTTCAGGCGGCGCTCGACAAAGCGGAATAG